A region from the Kazachstania africana CBS 2517 chromosome 11, complete genome genome encodes:
- the PRP45 gene encoding mRNA splicing protein PRP45 (similar to Saccharomyces cerevisiae PRP45 (YAL032C); ancestral locus Anc_7.60), with the protein MSFTSLLPPPKRESKRKQVDVKRVEAERLLSALNKDKVIEESIDEQKTKSDPAIQIASQVNFKEFVPLRQQNFGLDVPLPSQERIDETYNKTRSFLQKLVSKDQQKKLSSVNKPDTININSQTIQVTTRQQDPLQPNIHRKSAKIYTPQLLENNAPIPTLHTEAEKPSKEEREKWKIPTFVSQWKNQKGYTVDRAGFGTRTGEPGGISGKFIELSEAIEKVDMEKRREIQLKYEEKKNLMEKEVKIKEDKLRNLAERARYHGRKQDGHVKKETSVVEQSSRGNILVERLKELAYREGRDVSEKVILGTAKATKQPELNYDSRLFIKGASTQRSENQVYDNPLFVQQDIDSIYRTNLNKLDDMVENTNDEGSVMDRVTREVKGGQQERSGPVMFTKAEDQLSSDKKKSFGLEKESK; encoded by the coding sequence ATGTCATTTACATCGTTATTACCTCCTCCAAAGCGTGAATCTAAGAGAAAGCAGGTGGATGTAAAGAGAGTTGAAGCAGAGAGACTACTGAGTGCTTTAAACAAGGACAAGGTTATCGAAGAAAGTATCGATGAGCAGAAAACGAAGTCAGATCCAGCGATTCAAATAGCATCTCAAGttaattttaaagaatttgTTCCACTTCGACAGCAAAATTTTGGATTGGATGTACCTTTGCCTTCACAGGAACGGATCGACGAGACGTATAACAAGACTAGatcatttcttcaaaaactaGTATCTAAAGATCAACAGAAAAAGCTTTCCAGTGTCAATAAACCAGatacaataaatataaaCTCTCAAACTATCCAGGTAACAACAAGGCAACAAGATCCTTTACAGCCAAATATTCATAGGAAGTCGGCAAAGATCTATACTCCACAACtattagaaaataatgCGCCAATACCTACACTACATACAGAGGCTGAAAAACCATCGAAGGaggaaagagaaaaatggaaaatacCTACCTTCGTATCACAATGGAAGAATCAGAAAGGTTATACTGTTGACAGGGCCGGATTTGGTACGAGGACAGGTGAACCAGGTGGGATTAGTGgcaaatttattgaattgtCAGAGGCTATAGAGAAAGTCGACATGGAGAAGAGAAGAGAGATTCAGTTGAAGTAtgaggaaaagaagaatttaatgGAGAAAGAAGTCAAGATAAAGGAAGATAAATTACGTAACCTTGCAGAGAGAGCAAGATACCATGGAAGGAAACAAGATGGACATGTCAAGAAAGAGACTTCAGTTGTCGAACAAAGTAGTAGAGGTAATATTCTTGTTGAAAGATTGAAAGAGTTGGCCTACAGAGAAGGTCGTGACGTTTCTGAGAAGGTTATATTGGGTACTGCGAAAGCCACAAAACAACCGGAATTAAATTACGATTCCAGGTTATTCATTAAAGGTGCAAGCACGCAGAGAAGTGAAAACCAAGTGTATGATAATCCGCTATTTGTACAGCAGGATATTGATAGTATTTACAGGACGAATCTCAATAAATTGGATGATATGGTGGAAAATACGAACGATGAAGGGAGTGTAATGGATCGTGTGACAAGAGAAGTGAAAGGTGGACAACAAGAAAGAAGTGGTCCGGTCATGTTCACCAAGGCAGAGGATCAATTATCGAGtgataagaaaaaatcatttggattagaaaaagaatcaaaataa
- the MTW1 gene encoding MIND complex subunit MTW1 (similar to Saccharomyces cerevisiae MTW1 (YAL034W-A); ancestral locus Anc_7.53), with protein sequence MSAPTLKSTELLTQHLQYPPISLVDDIINTVNDIMYKCTAAMEKYLLKKSQVEGLDYSEEIKVGIAKLESLLEYTVDKNFDKLELYVLRNVLRVPEELIVHDVFRLKHQNELEVVDDKQIKDSEVALNEKIKLIEEKINQNLILKDKIKKIKSTIQKVRKFKKIVIEGLTLKKFDADKELINLLKPIDDTLRLLISQLKNLYTFSEENCSIDEIREITKPEVAQSSNMRVAYIDSNVEKIFETLNLTGNKIQGTKYTSNPIVIKDPDLSVLRE encoded by the coding sequence ATGTCTGCACCTACGTTGAAGTCCACTGAGCTGCTGACGCAGCATCTGCAGTACCCCCCCATTTCTCTGGTGGACGATATAATAAACACTGTAAATGACATTATGTATAAATGCACCGCCGCAATGGAGAAATATCTATTGAAGAAGTCACAAGTAGAAGGATTGGACTATTCGGAAGAGATAAAAGTTGGAATTGCTAAATTGGAGTCTCTGCTGGAGTATACGGTGGATAAAAATTTCGATAAATTGGAGTTATATGTACTCAGAAACGTCCTAAGAGTACCCGAAGAGTTAATTGTTCATGACGTATTCAGATTGAAACATCAGAATGAGTTAGAAGTTGTAGATGACAAGCAAATCAAAGACAGTGAAGTTGCACTcaatgaaaagataaaaCTAATTGAGGAAAAGATTAATCAGAAtctgattttgaaagataaaattaaaaagattaaatCAACCATTCAAAAAGTGCGTaaatttaagaaaattgTCATTGAAGGATTGACCTTGAAAAAATTCGATGCAGATAAGGAGTTAATTAACCTTTTAAAACCAATTGATGATACTTTGAGGTTGTTAATTTCacaactgaaaaatttgtacACTTTCagtgaagaaaattgttcaattgatgaaattagaGAGATAACAAAACCTGAAGTTGCTCAATCATCAAATATGAGAGTCGCATACATTGATTCCAACGTCGAAAAAATCTTCGAGACGTTGAATCTAACTGGGAATAAAATACAGGGTACGAAATACACGTCAAATCCAATTGTGATAAAAGATCCTGATTTGTCAGTACTAAGGGAGTGA
- the POP5 gene encoding RNA-binding protein POP5 (similar to Saccharomyces cerevisiae POP5 (YAL033W); ancestral locus Anc_7.59), with the protein MVRLKSRYILFEILFPPTEISEDELVTKKDILLSYHKVSPPDISSKSILQEIRRSLQLNLGDYGYGKVNSLLQLKYFSNNTSTGILRCHREDTDLLLTALFTISKINEITNLIINPIKVSGTIKKIEQYSIRRNAKFLSLIKADSSSVLTNDFTNVNEDDNDEL; encoded by the coding sequence ATGGTTCGTTTGAAGAGTAGATAcattctttttgaaatactGTTCCCTCCTACTGAGATATCTGAAGATGAACTTGTCACCAAGAAAGATATACTTTTAAGTTATCACAAAGTTTCACCTCCAGATATCTCTAGTAAATCGATATTGCAAGAGATACGACGTTCGTTGCAATTGAATCTGGGTGATTATGGCTATGGGAAGGTCAATTCGCTTTTGCAACTGAAATATTTCTCAAATAATACATCAACAGGCATACTTCGATGTCATAGAGAAGACACCGATCTGCTATTAACTGCTCTTTTTACTATCAGTAagataaatgaaataacaaatttgataataaacCCCATTAAAGTCAGCGGTactataaaaaaaattgagcAGTACTCAATTAGAAGGAATGCAAAATTCTTATCTTTAATCAAGGCTGATAGTAGTTCCGTATTAACTAATGATTTTACCAACgttaatgaagatgataacGATGAATTATAG
- the KAFR0K00560 gene encoding SWIRM domain-containing protein (similar to Saccharomyces cerevisiae FUN19 (YAL034C) and YOR338W; ancestral locus Anc_7.55): MGISSAHPSNSDSKMSVNQNSRNSSIPKLMITSDDDSFYRWKKGSASNSESNIDEQLIPSPPLSPKINNIQCRDNNTISNLLLRSSRTDKNILSVVNHIWNPRLSTKNNINQTLNFLSEYRVFENNNEDNRRRIVSSSPRTNRMMTFSDNEKNNGGLAYQLRRKLGGKRVSDNEDFNYRSRIRKSPTPRRLLKPSHPHHHLQSPTRARHISSPLASSAVINTAPQYIPNASWEKLPDFSPPSSTLPPNNNKVLKVEWKGSPMDLSRDPLKYKLHPAELNLAQILRLPCDLYLDSKRRLFLEKVYRFKKGLPFRRTDAQKACRIDVNKASRLFAAFEKVGWLEDSNFKKYL, from the coding sequence ATGGGCATATCAAGTGCACATCCTAGTAATAGTGATTCCAAAATGTCGGTAAATCAAAATAGTAGGAACTCTTCAATTCCTAAGCTAATGATAACTTCAGATGATGATTCATTTTATAGGTGGAAAAAAGGTTCTGCTTCTAATAGTGAGTCTAATATCGATGAACAACTAATACCTTCTCCACCTTTATCTCCAAAAATTAACAATATTCAATGTAgagataataatacaatATCGAATTTGCTGCTGAGATCTTCTCGTACAGATAAGAATATACTTAGTGTAGTGAATCATATTTGGAATCCCAGATTATCTACAAAGAACAATATCAATcaaactttgaattttctttcagaGTATCGTGTATTCGAGAATAACAACGAAGATAATCGTAGAAGAATCGTATCGTCATCACCAAGAACTAACAGAATGATGACTTTCTCCGATAATGAGAAAAATAACGGTGGTCTTGCCTACCAAttgagaagaaaattagGTGGTAAAAGAGTATCTGATAATGAGGATTTCAATTACCGTAGTAGGATAAGAAAGTCACCAACTCCACGACGTTTATTAAAACCAAGTCATCCGCACCATCATTTACAATCGCCAACGAGGGCAAGGCATATTTCGTCACCATTAGCATCATCAGCTGTAATTAATACCGCACCACAATATATTCCAAACGCATCATGGGAAAAATTGCCAGATTTTTCGCCACCTTCATCCACATTACCtccaaataataataaagtcTTAAAAGTTGAATGGAAGGGATCTCCCATGGATTTATCCCGGGATCCCttgaaatataaattacATCCAGCCGAACTGAATTTAGCTCAAATTTTAAGATTGCCATGTGATCTGTATTTGGattcaaaaagaagattattCTTAGAAAAAGTTTATAGGTTCAAGAAAGGATTGCCATTCAGAAGAACAGATGCACAGAAGGCATGTAGAATTGATGTAAATAAGGCATCAAGACTATTTGCTGCATTTGAGAAAGTTGGGTGGTTAGaggattcaaatttcaagaaatatttgtGA
- the GIP4 gene encoding protein phosphatase regulator GIP4 (similar to Saccharomyces cerevisiae GIP4 (YAL031C); ancestral locus Anc_7.61) → MQERKMFAKAAAHASVPGVKYPVQLDLSEVKFIQFKTALYKLQEILRLLNLLEKNLKKSKDDNDNSKTIPLMNYILLLCEGPIFNVHPLIRKRFNLLLEFKTVKLTEVDPLLSTDTISLDYNFPVITSDNYSYVKGHIYNEDLQWKLLSSLKVISQNSLTIYNRKLRQLQLEKSSIMRKYEASGIKNGFQVHNFKINCIEDLLRPNEMSLALELAVLIKDIERDTTDKSFLKLQYQVLHKFISITNNKVLPVFKTFYNQLQKYSTKSNSSKSNNSLKDFFPNNSDFIINRIYTFLLRMYHLLNIMISFSRQIYLPSRTFFYYDTTKLRAKNVYEYEQVLVDLDKFCLIDSEDPDQDFSIRDIKHLLEKYSSTGITFQANINAGNSNSPNTVISLHQESVLKFTGTFKSYLKIISRWCVTWKFINENTSISKLERQTTSQLEKVLDERRIVDKLSYLEKQDKMKRTDSLTIGSTDSFLSPSLDSALSTAPSTPPSGNLTSDELSRKSSKETSYIFNMNSPSMLSPRKLSRNPSINTSSSINTSKTTIVNRTITTGSSGASPKISPQVSRNGSLIERQSGAPKRIRGRPRSSSLQSSFANQNKISTVRTKTNAVSYPRSNSLEVDATLNQRIVQQTVRLLVNNKPIEEKKNQEIPSLKQEPENERINNNKARSPLSNKTHKAKTCDALKSPISNGTRIGNSSLSVQILAGEKHSSNPSPVKKKADEDIHDRAVNNLVQIEEDILTSSHAEKLIFADFESEEGELQTISTSDTVKKVRFTGVPPMTDAENPKPKRKGWYKKPAVLHYPPIPPQISLIKNRITQEGIAFRTSLRDDYKNYNDQVKEKKTRNFSADKNLENESSNEKRTSMLFNLDGGLNPFKESTSQRIASKIRDKLRS, encoded by the coding sequence ATGCAAGAGAGGAAGATGTTTGCCAAGGCAGCTGCTCACGCATCTGTTCCTGGCGTAAAATACCCTGTTCAGTTGGATTTATCAGAGGTTAAATTTATCCAATTTAAAACCGCACTCTATAAATTACAGGAAATATTAAGGCTTCTAAATCTACTAGAGAAaaacttgaagaaaagtaaggatgataatgataattctAAGACTATACCGCTTATGAACTATATTCTATTGCTATGTGAAGGTCCCATCTTCAATGTTCATCCTTTAATAAGGAAAAGATTTAATCTACTTCTTGAATTCAAGACTGTTAAACTAACTGAAGTAGATCCTCTACTATCTACAGATACTATCAGTTTGGATTATAATTTCCCAGTTATTACGAGTGACAATTACAGTTATGTGAAAGGACATATATACAATGAAGATTTGCAATGGAAGTTGCTAAGTTCATTGAAAGTAATATCTCAAAACTCTCTGACTATTTATAATAGAAAACTGAGACAACttcaattggaaaaatcGAGTATTATGAGGAAATACGAAGCTAGTGGGATTAAAAATGGTTTTCAAGTCCACAACTTCAAGATTAATTGCATAGAAGATTTATTAAGGCCCAACGAAATGTCTCTAGCTTTAGAATTAGCTGTCTTAATAAAAGATATAGAAAGGGATACCACTGACAAATCGTTTCTCAAACTTCAATATCAAGTACTGCATAAATTTATCTCAATAACTAATAATAAGGTACTTCCTGTCTTTAAGACATTCTATAACCAACTGCAAAAATATTCTACCAAATCGAATAGTTCCAAAAGCAATAATAGCCTTAAAGATTTTTTCCCTAATAATTCTGACTTCATTATAAACAGAATCTACACATTTCTACTTAGAATGTATCATTTGCTAAATATTATGATCAGTTTTTCCAGACAAATATATCTACCATCAAGAACGTTCTTTTACTACGATACCACAAAATTGAGAGCCAAAAATGTTTATGAGTATGAACAGGTCTTAGTAGATTTagataaattttgtttaattGATTCTGAAGATCCTGACCAAGATTTTTCTATACGTGACATCAAACATCTTTTAGAGAAGTATTCAAGTACGGGCATTACCTTCCAAGCTAATATAAATGCTGGGAATAGTAATAGTCCTAATACAGTTATATCATTACACCAAGAATCTGTCTTGAAGTTTACTGGGACTTTTAAGAGCTACCTAAAGATTATAAGTAGATGGTGCGTCACGTGgaaatttattaatgaGAACACAAGTATTAGCAAATTGGAAAGGCAAACTACTTCACAGCTTGAGAAAGTGCTAGATGAGAGAAGAATTGTCGACAAATTATCATATCTAGAGAAACAAGATAAAATGAAGAGAACTGATTCCTTAACTATTGGCTCCACAGATTCGTTTCTTTCTCCTTCACTTGACTCTGCTTTATCGACTGCTCCATCAACACCTCCTTCTGGCAACTTAACATCAGATGAATTAAGTAGGAAATCATCAAAGGAAACGAGTTACATATTCAATATGAATTCACCTTCAATGCTGTCTCCAAGGAAACTGAGTAGGAATCCATCCATAAACACATCTTCATCTATTAATACCTCCAAAACGACAATAGTGAATAGAACCATAACGACAGGATCGTCTGGTGCTTCCCCCAAGATATCTCCGCaagtttcaagaaatggGTCACTTATTGAACGCCAATCAGGCGCGCCTAAGCGTATACGTGGCAGGCCAAGATCTAGTTCGCTGCAGTCATCATTTGCCaatcaaaacaaaatatcgACAGTAAGGACCAAGACAAATGCTGTTTCTTATCCTCGTTCGAATTCGCTAGAAGTAGATGCAACATTGAACCAAAGAATTGTGCAGCAAACTGTGCGACTACTTGTGAATAATAAGccaattgaagaaaagaagaatcaGGAAATTCCAAGTTTAAAACAAGAAcctgaaaatgaaagaatcaataataacaaagCAAGATCAcctttatcaaataaaacaCATAAAGCAAAGACATGTGACGCCCTTAAATCACCTATATCAAATGGTACAAGAATTGGTAATAGTTCACTGTCAGTACAGATATTAGCGGGAGAAAAACATTCCAGTAATCCTTCACcagtaaagaaaaaagctGATGAGGATATACATGATCGTGCTGTGAACAATTTGGTTCAGatcgaagaagatattttgaCTTCTTCACatgctgaaaaattgattttcgctgattttgaaagtgaagaagGTGAACTTCAAACAATTTCCACCAGTGATACGGTCAAAAAAGTTAGGTTTACTGGTGTACCTCCCATGACAGATGCAGAAAATCCGAAACCCAAGAGAAAAGGATGGTACAAAAAGCCCGCAGTATTACACTATCCACCAATTCCTCCTCAAATCTCCTTGATTAAGAACAGGATTACTCAAGAAGGTATTGCGTTTAGGACTAGTTTGAGAGATGACTATAAGAACTACAATGATCaagtcaaagaaaagaaaacgCGGAACTTTTCCGCTGATAAGAATCTTGAGAATGAAAGTTCTAATGAAAAGAGGACCTCAATGCTTTTTAACCTAGATGGGGGTCTAAATCCGTTCAAGGAATCTACAAGCCAGCGTATCGCTTCTAAGATACGTGATAAGTTAAGGTCATAG